Proteins from one Bacteroides zhangwenhongii genomic window:
- a CDS encoding S66 peptidase family protein: MDIQFPPFLQKGDKVVIVSPSSKIDKLFLKGAKKRLESWGLKVAMGKHAGGSSGRFAGTVKQRLDDLQDAMDDPKVKAILCSRGGYGAVHLIDKLDFTAFREHPKWLLGFSDITALHNLFQKNGYASLHSLMARHLTVEPEDDPCSLYLKDILSGNLPVYTCEKHKLNRQGSAEGILRGGNMAVAYGLRGTPYDIPAAGTVLFIEDVSERPHAIERMMYNLKLGGVLEKLSGLIVGQFTEYEEDRSLGKELYAALADLVKEYDYPVCFNFPVGHVAHNLPLINGARVGFTVGKKNVELKFIC; encoded by the coding sequence ATGGATATTCAATTTCCTCCCTTTTTGCAGAAAGGCGATAAAGTGGTCATCGTATCACCTTCCAGTAAGATAGACAAGTTGTTCTTGAAAGGTGCGAAGAAACGGCTGGAGTCATGGGGCTTGAAGGTCGCTATGGGAAAGCATGCCGGTGGCTCTTCCGGTCGGTTTGCCGGAACAGTCAAACAACGCTTGGATGATTTGCAGGATGCAATGGACGATCCGAAAGTAAAAGCCATCCTTTGCAGTCGGGGCGGGTATGGAGCGGTTCATCTGATTGACAAACTTGATTTTACCGCTTTCCGCGAACATCCGAAATGGCTGCTTGGTTTCAGTGATATTACCGCTCTGCATAACCTGTTCCAGAAAAACGGTTATGCTTCGTTACATTCATTGATGGCGCGCCATCTTACGGTGGAGCCGGAGGATGATCCGTGTTCGCTTTATTTGAAGGATATATTGTCGGGCAATCTTCCTGTTTATACTTGTGAGAAGCATAAGTTGAACAGGCAGGGCAGTGCGGAAGGAATTTTGCGGGGCGGAAATATGGCGGTAGCTTATGGCTTGCGCGGTACTCCATACGATATTCCGGCAGCGGGAACAGTGCTTTTTATAGAAGATGTGAGCGAACGTCCTCATGCCATTGAGCGTATGATGTATAACTTGAAATTGGGTGGTGTGCTCGAAAAATTGTCCGGGCTCATCGTCGGACAGTTTACCGAATATGAAGAAGACCGTTCGCTGGGCAAGGAACTGTATGCGGCTTTGGCGGATTTGGTGAAAGAGTATGATTATCCCGTTTGTTTTAATTTTCCGGTGGGACATGTCGCGCACAATCTGCCACTTATCAATGGAGCCAGAGTGGGGTTCACCGTTGGAAAGAAAAATGTGGAATTAAAGTTTATATGTTAA
- a CDS encoding phosphate acyltransferase produces MEPIRNFAQLTAHLKVLNRRKRIAVVCANDPNTEYAISRALEEGIAEFLMIGDSAILEKYPTLKQYPEYVKTLHIEDPDEAAREAVRIVREGGADILMKGIINTDNLLHAILDKEKGLLPKGKILTHLAVMEIPTYDKLLFFSDAAVIPRPTLQQRIEMIWYAICTCRHFGIEQPRISLIHCTEKVSAKFPHSLDYVNIVELAEAGEFGNVIIDGPLDVRTSCEQASGDIKGIVSPINGQADVLIFPNIESGNAFYKSVSLFAKAEMAGLLQGPICPVVLPSRSDSGLSKYYSIAMACLQVSGDCECRKQGTQVASSSI; encoded by the coding sequence ATGGAACCTATTCGAAATTTCGCTCAACTGACAGCCCATCTTAAAGTACTGAACCGCAGAAAACGTATCGCCGTAGTCTGTGCCAACGACCCCAACACGGAATACGCCATTTCCCGCGCTTTGGAAGAGGGCATTGCGGAGTTTCTCATGATCGGAGATTCAGCCATTCTGGAGAAATATCCCACACTCAAGCAATATCCCGAATATGTGAAAACCCTTCATATAGAGGACCCCGACGAAGCGGCGCGTGAAGCGGTGCGTATCGTCCGCGAAGGGGGAGCCGATATCCTGATGAAAGGGATTATCAATACGGACAATCTGTTGCACGCCATCCTCGACAAGGAAAAAGGCTTGCTCCCTAAAGGAAAAATCCTGACTCATCTTGCCGTCATGGAGATACCGACGTACGATAAGTTGCTTTTCTTCTCGGATGCAGCCGTCATTCCGCGTCCTACATTGCAGCAACGCATTGAAATGATCTGGTATGCCATCTGCACCTGCCGCCATTTCGGAATCGAACAACCGCGCATCTCATTAATACACTGCACCGAAAAGGTCAGTGCCAAATTCCCTCATTCATTGGATTATGTGAATATCGTAGAGCTTGCCGAAGCCGGCGAGTTCGGCAATGTAATTATTGACGGACCGTTGGACGTGCGTACTTCCTGCGAACAGGCAAGCGGGGATATCAAAGGAATCGTCTCCCCCATCAACGGACAGGCAGATGTACTGATTTTCCCGAATATCGAATCGGGGAATGCTTTTTACAAGTCCGTTTCCCTCTTCGCCAAAGCAGAAATGGCGGGATTGTTGCAAGGGCCTATCTGCCCGGTGGTTCTTCCTTCGCGCAGTGACTCCGGATTGTCCAAATATTACAGTATCGCTATGGCATGCCTGCAAGTGTCGGGAGACTGTGAATGCAGGAAGCAGGGCACTCAAGTTGCAAGTTCATCCATCTAA
- the buk gene encoding butyrate kinase, protein MKILVINPGSTSTKIAVYENEMPLLIRNIKHTTEELAAFPRIIDQFEFRKNLVLKALESEKIPFDFDAIIGRGGLLKPIPGGVYEVNDVMLDDIIHAMRNHACNLGCLIASELSLLLPGCRAFIADPGVVDELEDVARITGSPLMPKITIWHALNQRAIARRFAKEQRTKYEDLDLIVCHLGGGISVAVHRHGRAIDANNALDGSGPFSPERAGTLPAGQLIDLCHSGRFTNDELKKRISGRAGLAAHLGTTDIPTVIRSIEAGDHHTKLILDAMIYNIAKEIGAAATVLYGKADAILLTGGIAHSDYVISRLKERISFIAPVYVYPGEDELEALALNALGALRGELPIQVYK, encoded by the coding sequence ATGAAGATTCTAGTTATCAACCCCGGCTCCACGTCCACCAAAATAGCTGTTTATGAGAATGAAATGCCATTGCTAATCCGCAACATAAAACATACGACAGAAGAGTTAGCCGCATTCCCACGTATTATCGATCAGTTTGAATTCCGCAAGAACCTGGTACTGAAAGCGCTGGAGTCCGAAAAGATACCTTTCGACTTTGATGCGATCATCGGACGGGGAGGGCTGTTGAAACCAATTCCCGGTGGAGTGTATGAGGTAAACGATGTCATGTTGGACGATATCATCCATGCCATGCGCAATCACGCTTGTAACTTAGGTTGTCTCATAGCTTCCGAACTCAGCCTCTTGCTTCCCGGTTGCCGGGCTTTCATCGCGGATCCGGGAGTTGTTGACGAGCTGGAAGACGTTGCCCGTATCACAGGCTCTCCACTCATGCCGAAAATCACTATCTGGCACGCATTGAACCAACGGGCTATCGCCCGACGCTTCGCCAAGGAACAGCGCACAAAGTATGAAGATTTAGATCTGATTGTCTGCCATTTAGGTGGAGGGATTTCCGTAGCCGTCCATCGGCACGGAAGAGCGATAGACGCCAACAATGCATTGGACGGCTCCGGTCCTTTCTCCCCCGAACGTGCCGGCACACTGCCTGCCGGGCAGTTGATTGACTTGTGCCACAGCGGCCGGTTCACGAACGACGAACTTAAAAAACGTATTTCCGGACGTGCCGGACTGGCTGCCCATCTGGGAACAACCGACATCCCCACCGTCATACGTTCCATTGAAGCAGGCGACCATCATACCAAACTGATATTGGATGCCATGATTTACAATATCGCCAAAGAGATAGGGGCTGCCGCTACCGTGCTCTACGGAAAGGCGGATGCCATTCTACTGACAGGCGGTATCGCGCATTCCGATTATGTAATCAGCCGATTGAAAGAACGCATATCATTCATTGCTCCCGTATATGTGTATCCCGGAGAAGATGAATTGGAAGCATTAGCCCTCAACGCGCTCGGTGCATTACGGGGAGAATTGCCGATACAAGTATATAAGTAA